From a single Anaerolineales bacterium genomic region:
- a CDS encoding MFS transporter: MKTLKHISYSFGNFANTIAYQVFGNRINFYYVDVLGLNASLAGILWSIYGLWNAVNDPLMGQVSDRTRSRFGRRVPYVAFGAIPLGLSFFFLWTPPSQSPWVLAAYFLMILFIFDTIYSLTLIAYNSLFTEVAPTPRDRIDLSVVREILATVALLAAFILAPILAEQVGYITMGAIMGTLIAAGYLIAMIGVKEKPIDEAKEQALGLRASLKIVLANQPFRWFLGANIAKEYIWLLLAAILPFWRKYALDIQGEVDVFGMNLGPGDAEAVLLGLPILLTIPFVMIWRPVVRKLGYRKTWILGAFAFIPGLIAVTFASDFYSGLLGTMLVIPGLANSMIMPFPVISEIIDNDAEQHGGYRREGIFFGMNGGITKLAFSAQGILFAIVTASTGFAEGSDVQTESAIWGIRFLIGITPIIAALIVAFCMWKYPLGREHHN, translated from the coding sequence ATGAAAACCCTGAAACACATCAGCTATTCGTTCGGTAATTTTGCAAACACCATTGCCTATCAGGTGTTCGGCAACCGCATTAACTTCTATTACGTTGACGTTCTTGGATTGAATGCAAGCCTGGCGGGAATTTTATGGAGCATTTACGGCTTGTGGAATGCAGTCAACGACCCGCTGATGGGGCAGGTCTCCGACAGGACGCGCTCGCGTTTTGGGCGGCGCGTGCCCTACGTAGCGTTCGGCGCAATACCACTGGGACTATCGTTCTTCTTCCTGTGGACACCGCCGAGTCAAAGTCCCTGGGTGCTGGCAGCGTACTTCCTGATGATCCTGTTCATCTTCGATACCATCTACAGCCTGACACTCATTGCCTACAACTCGCTCTTTACGGAAGTCGCCCCCACACCGCGCGACCGCATCGATCTTTCAGTGGTGCGCGAGATCCTCGCCACGGTCGCTTTGCTGGCGGCGTTCATCCTTGCGCCCATCCTTGCAGAACAGGTCGGCTACATCACGATGGGCGCGATCATGGGGACGCTCATCGCGGCGGGCTATTTGATCGCCATGATCGGCGTAAAAGAAAAACCGATCGACGAAGCGAAAGAGCAGGCGCTTGGTTTGCGCGCATCGCTCAAGATCGTACTGGCAAACCAGCCCTTTCGCTGGTTCCTCGGCGCGAACATCGCCAAGGAATACATCTGGCTGTTGCTCGCCGCCATACTCCCGTTCTGGCGCAAGTACGCGCTCGACATCCAGGGTGAAGTGGATGTGTTCGGCATGAACCTCGGACCGGGTGACGCGGAAGCCGTCCTGCTCGGTCTGCCGATCCTGCTGACGATTCCCTTCGTAATGATCTGGCGTCCGGTCGTCCGCAAACTCGGCTATCGCAAAACATGGATTCTTGGCGCATTCGCCTTCATCCCGGGCTTGATCGCCGTCACCTTCGCCTCGGACTTCTACTCCGGCTTGCTCGGCACCATGCTGGTCATCCCCGGGCTCGCCAACTCGATGATCATGCCCTTCCCAGTCATCTCCGAGATCATTGACAACGACGCCGAGCAGCATGGAGGGTATCGCCGCGAAGGCATCTTCTTCGGCATGAACGGCGGCATCACCAAGCTGGCATTCTCAGCGCAGGGCATCCTGTTCGCCATCGTCACTGCCTCGACAGGTTTCGCAGAGGGCAGTGACGTGCAGACCGAATCTGCGATCTGGGGCATCCGTTTCCTGATCGGCATCACACCCATTATTGCCGCACTGATCGTCGCCTTTTGCATGTGGAAATATCCGCTCGGACGGGAACATCACAACTAA
- a CDS encoding VanZ family protein translates to MKKLLDITPRWFPALLMMLVIFGFSSRPGDDLPSFGGWDYFVKKGGHAVGYGLLALAYLHALPKRNYVLAWFLALLFSATDEFHQSFVPGRNASVIDVLVFDNLGAMAGLFIHARWSSSRERHERHIETTR, encoded by the coding sequence ATGAAAAAACTGCTTGATATCACCCCGCGCTGGTTTCCCGCCCTGTTGATGATGCTGGTCATCTTCGGCTTTTCCTCCCGCCCCGGCGATGACCTGCCGAGTTTCGGCGGCTGGGACTACTTCGTCAAAAAAGGCGGGCACGCTGTCGGTTATGGCTTGCTCGCCCTTGCATATCTGCACGCGCTCCCCAAGCGGAATTACGTCCTCGCGTGGTTTCTCGCCCTGCTATTCTCCGCCACGGACGAGTTTCACCAGTCCTTTGTGCCCGGGCGGAATGCATCCGTGATTGATGTGTTGGTTTTCGATAATTTGGGGGCGATGGCGGGGTTGTTCATCCATGCTCGGTGGTCGAGTAGCCGCGAACGGCATGAGCGGCATATCGAGACCACACGTTAA
- a CDS encoding S-layer homology domain-containing protein: MKKNSIIWRIVNIMLVFAIGAWAFASTSGPAQETAVRERAVFAAAYAQNPPEPGVPSGGEFTVEPVAVDLSLVEYEPVPSMYDRWLAGELDLDENEYRVGPAEFREMQEAAMNMPPGVVPEGVEIFDDTGADASAPEMNALTLLSGFTALDRTNCCSSGASVPPDSDLAAGPSHLIAVENSAFIIYNKAGAVLSGPTLFDNFLSTLGASGTFDPTVLYDDEVGRFVMGIEDGANFFLMVTQGADPTGLWWIYKFDARFYGNEFFDYPHIGIGDHAIFMGANMFGGSVPGGFEGRIYAMDKNAAYAGGVMNVRTFSTGIDGGTPQPLNLTGFTQKHVQVPFNTHYFITDPYNGTNAHLWAWPNALGAGVPVIVQSYTMIAGGPPLAVSQLGSANQIQANDWRFRSFEYRNGYAYVADSVSFNSGDGTRNWARTARINLAAAGFPMSNQVLYGGGAGLHFTFPDITANMCDDTAVGYGRGGASIYHGMGVLGKDHTGAAPNFINVKDGETSYSSFDTPPYRWGDYSGMAIDPNGKTFWFMGEYAKNGISSPNYGNYIASFNFPDCTLRTFMDVAPNASGFAHIESIYAAGITGGCTTNPLKYCPSNTVTRGQMAVFILRGKYGGGYTPPAVGGSTGFADVPISHPFAAWIKQLAAENITGGCGGGNYCPDSPVTRAQMAIFLLRGKYGGGYTPPAVGGTTGFADVPTTHSAAAWIKQFASEGITGGCGGGNYCPNTSVTRAQMAIFLQRTFSLPLP, from the coding sequence ATGAAAAAGAATTCGATTATTTGGCGCATTGTCAATATCATGCTCGTGTTCGCGATCGGTGCCTGGGCATTTGCCAGCACGAGCGGACCGGCGCAGGAGACCGCGGTGCGTGAGCGGGCGGTCTTTGCGGCTGCCTATGCCCAGAACCCGCCGGAGCCGGGTGTCCCCTCCGGCGGTGAGTTCACGGTCGAACCCGTGGCTGTTGATCTCAGCCTAGTCGAGTACGAACCCGTACCTTCCATGTATGACCGCTGGCTGGCTGGCGAACTCGACTTGGATGAAAATGAATACCGGGTGGGTCCGGCTGAGTTTCGGGAGATGCAGGAAGCGGCGATGAACATGCCGCCTGGCGTTGTCCCTGAAGGGGTCGAGATCTTCGATGACACCGGCGCAGACGCATCCGCCCCCGAAATGAACGCCCTGACCCTGCTCAGCGGGTTTACAGCGCTGGACCGCACCAACTGCTGCAGTTCCGGTGCGAGCGTCCCGCCCGATTCCGACTTGGCGGCTGGACCCAGCCACCTGATCGCGGTCGAGAACTCTGCTTTCATCATTTACAACAAAGCCGGCGCCGTGCTGAGTGGTCCGACTTTGTTCGATAACTTCCTTTCCACGCTCGGCGCTTCCGGCACATTCGACCCGACCGTGCTGTATGATGACGAAGTGGGACGCTTTGTAATGGGCATTGAGGACGGCGCCAACTTCTTCCTGATGGTGACCCAGGGTGCCGACCCGACAGGGTTATGGTGGATATACAAGTTCGATGCCCGCTTCTACGGCAACGAGTTCTTCGATTACCCGCATATCGGCATCGGCGACCATGCCATCTTCATGGGCGCCAACATGTTCGGCGGCAGTGTTCCCGGCGGGTTCGAGGGGCGCATCTATGCCATGGACAAGAACGCCGCCTATGCCGGCGGGGTCATGAACGTGCGTACCTTCAGCACCGGGATCGATGGCGGCACGCCGCAACCACTCAACCTGACCGGCTTCACTCAGAAGCACGTGCAAGTGCCGTTCAATACCCACTATTTCATCACCGATCCCTATAACGGTACAAATGCCCACCTCTGGGCTTGGCCCAACGCATTAGGAGCCGGCGTCCCTGTGATCGTACAGTCCTACACCATGATCGCTGGCGGTCCGCCTCTAGCTGTTTCCCAGCTCGGCAGCGCAAATCAGATCCAAGCGAATGACTGGCGCTTCCGCAGTTTCGAATACCGCAACGGCTATGCCTATGTGGCAGATTCCGTTTCCTTCAATAGCGGCGACGGAACCCGCAACTGGGCGCGCACAGCGCGCATCAATCTTGCCGCGGCAGGCTTCCCGATGTCGAACCAGGTCTTATACGGGGGCGGCGCAGGCTTGCATTTCACCTTCCCCGACATCACCGCCAACATGTGTGACGACACCGCTGTCGGCTACGGGCGCGGCGGGGCAAGCATCTACCATGGCATGGGCGTTCTTGGAAAAGATCACACGGGAGCCGCCCCCAATTTCATCAACGTCAAAGATGGTGAAACGTCATATTCATCCTTCGACACACCTCCCTATCGCTGGGGCGATTACAGCGGCATGGCGATCGACCCGAATGGCAAGACCTTCTGGTTCATGGGTGAATATGCCAAGAACGGCATCTCCAGCCCGAACTACGGCAACTACATCGCCTCCTTCAACTTCCCGGACTGCACCCTGCGCACCTTCATGGATGTAGCGCCGAACGCCTCCGGCTTCGCCCACATTGAATCCATTTACGCCGCCGGCATCACCGGCGGGTGTACCACAAATCCGCTCAAATACTGCCCAAGCAATACCGTCACCCGCGGACAGATGGCGGTCTTCATCCTGCGCGGAAAATATGGCGGCGGTTACACTCCGCCCGCTGTGGGAGGCAGCACCGGCTTTGCCGATGTGCCAATCTCGCATCCGTTTGCCGCGTGGATCAAGCAGTTGGCGGCGGAGAACATCACCGGCGGCTGCGGCGGCGGCAACTACTGCCCTGACAGCCCCGTCACCCGCGCACAAATGGCGATCTTCCTGCTGAGAGGCAAGTATGGCGGCGGCTACACCCCGCCCGCCGTCGGTGGCACCACGGGCTTTGCCGATGTTCCCACCACCCACTCCGCAGCGGCATGGATCAAACAATTTGCATCGGAAGGCATCACCGGCGGCTGTGGCGGCGGTAACTACTGCCCCAACACTTCCGTCACCCGCGCACAGATGGCGATCTTCCTGCAACGTACGTTCAGTTTGCCATTGCCGTAA
- a CDS encoding formylglycine-generating enzyme family protein, giving the protein MPKGILAFALAFFAAGLVGCAALGTTDQPPPEIGSVLVSPVDGMTMVYVPAGEFLMGSEKGLTDEQPRHEVYLDAYWIDQTEVTNAMYRECVRKGKCEPPYSSVQFDDPELVDHPVVFVSWVKAMEYCTWAGRRLPTEAEWEKAAIWDAALNEQRVHPWGNEYDCAMGNFDDELELDASIMPKTHEGCDGFIRTAPVGSFPDGASPYGALDMGGNVWEWVHDAFLEVDPLTTTMTNYYAISPRENPQGVDPSLTDYRGVRGGSWSMLFGFGRGAYRLWYGLDDAYEDIGFRCALSAPP; this is encoded by the coding sequence ATGCCGAAGGGCATTCTCGCGTTTGCCCTTGCTTTTTTCGCGGCAGGGTTGGTCGGTTGTGCCGCTTTGGGGACGACTGACCAGCCTCCGCCTGAGATCGGAAGCGTTCTCGTCTCGCCTGTGGACGGGATGACGATGGTGTACGTCCCTGCGGGGGAGTTTCTGATGGGGAGTGAAAAAGGTCTGACCGATGAGCAACCCCGGCACGAGGTCTATCTCGATGCGTATTGGATCGACCAGACCGAAGTGACCAACGCCATGTATCGGGAGTGTGTCAGGAAAGGGAAGTGCGAGCCGCCGTATTCGAGCGTGCAATTCGACGACCCGGAGTTGGTGGATCATCCTGTGGTGTTTGTTTCATGGGTGAAGGCGATGGAGTATTGCACATGGGCGGGGCGCCGCCTGCCGACCGAAGCGGAGTGGGAGAAAGCCGCCATTTGGGATGCGGCGCTGAACGAACAGCGCGTCCATCCGTGGGGGAATGAATACGATTGCGCGATGGGCAACTTCGACGATGAACTTGAATTGGATGCATCCATCATGCCGAAAACGCACGAAGGCTGTGACGGGTTTATTCGCACTGCGCCGGTGGGCAGTTTTCCTGATGGCGCCAGTCCATACGGTGCGCTCGATATGGGCGGCAACGTATGGGAGTGGGTGCATGATGCCTTCCTCGAAGTGGACCCGCTGACCACGACCATGACGAATTATTACGCCATTTCACCGCGCGAAAATCCGCAGGGCGTCGACCCGTCGCTGACGGATTACCGCGGTGTCCGCGGCGGTTCGTGGAGCATGTTGTTCGGGTTCGGGCGCGGCGCCTACCGCCTGTGGTACGGGCTGGATGATGCCTATGAAGACATCGGCTTCCGCTGCGCGTTGAGCGCGCCGCCGTGA
- a CDS encoding VanZ family protein: MKKLLPIVHRWLPAILLMAFIFFLSSLPGWGESREFSFRKYLSIRKVGHVVVFGFLALSYLRILKENRNRYFLAWLFALLYAATDEYHQSFVLNRNGSAIDVLVFDNIGAAAALFWHWLRKGRINMKSKTRDDLPDPKSP, from the coding sequence ATGAAAAAACTGCTTCCAATTGTACACCGTTGGCTTCCGGCGATCCTGCTGATGGCTTTTATCTTTTTCCTGTCGTCGCTCCCGGGCTGGGGCGAGTCGCGCGAGTTCAGTTTCCGAAAGTATCTTTCGATTCGCAAGGTGGGGCATGTGGTCGTTTTTGGATTTCTGGCGTTGTCGTATCTGCGGATTTTGAAGGAAAACCGGAACCGTTATTTTCTGGCATGGCTGTTCGCCCTGCTGTACGCCGCCACGGACGAGTATCATCAATCCTTTGTGCTGAACCGCAATGGCTCGGCGATCGATGTGCTGGTCTTCGATAATATCGGCGCGGCGGCGGCATTGTTCTGGCATTGGTTGAGAAAGGGGCGAATTAATATGAAGTCGAAAACACGGGATGATCTCCCCGATCCCAAAAGTCCATGA
- the pabB gene encoding aminodeoxychorismate synthase component I: protein MILKDDGAWLKFTGPRRVIVTDKLEDVRKALDETERLVDEHGWHAAGFVSYEAAPAFDPSLRVVPSRGFPLLWFGLYDGQTSLTSLTGLTGLTGLTGRWMPNIERDEYNAAIGKIKEYISQGKTYQVNYTMRLISDAEPDPWTLFLHLAQSQNKYAAFVDIGDWAICSASHELFFELDGDVITGRPMKGTVKRGRTTAEDKLNSDWLRASEKNRAENVMIVDMIRNDLGHIAEVGSVHVPELFTIEKYPTLFQMTSTVKATTKASVTRIFSALFPCASITGAPKVSTMRIIEELETSPRKIYTGSIGYIAPNRKARFNVAIRTALVDKANRKAEYGVGGGIVWDSTSADEYGEALLKARVLTDPPQKEFSLFETLLWTPEEGYFLLERHIARMMDSAEYFGFTTSVGRAFSLTNSGTQSHGGLQTRPTDIESFLSELVSDADLPKRVKFFMNSRGELSGEVRDFQPVDKVFNICLANQPVDSNDRFLFHKTTKRDVYEQAMIEGYDDVLLFNENDELTEFTIGNLVVNIDRELLTPPIECGLLAGTFRAELLASGEIKERVISVSDLGKCEAVFLVNSLRKWVQVDHGGALNAQRKPMSS from the coding sequence GTGATTCTCAAAGACGACGGCGCATGGCTGAAGTTTACCGGTCCACGCCGCGTGATTGTAACCGACAAACTTGAAGATGTCCGCAAGGCATTGGACGAGACCGAACGGTTGGTGGACGAACACGGCTGGCATGCGGCAGGCTTCGTCAGCTATGAAGCTGCGCCCGCGTTCGATCCGTCCCTTCGCGTCGTCCCTTCGCGCGGTTTTCCGCTGCTGTGGTTTGGGTTGTATGATGGTCAGACCAGTCTAACTAGTCTGACAGGTCTGACAGGTCTGACAGGTCTGACAGGTCGGTGGATGCCAAATATCGAGCGGGATGAGTATAACGCCGCAATTGGAAAAATCAAGGAATACATCTCACAAGGCAAGACCTATCAGGTCAACTACACCATGCGCCTCATTTCCGACGCTGAGCCTGATCCATGGACCCTGTTCCTTCACCTCGCCCAAAGCCAGAACAAATACGCCGCCTTTGTGGACATTGGCGATTGGGCGATCTGCTCCGCTTCGCATGAGTTGTTCTTTGAACTGGACGGCGATGTCATCACAGGACGCCCGATGAAAGGGACGGTCAAACGCGGACGGACCACAGCAGAAGATAAGCTCAACTCCGATTGGCTGCGCGCATCCGAGAAGAACCGCGCCGAGAATGTCATGATCGTGGACATGATCCGCAACGACCTCGGGCACATCGCGGAAGTCGGCAGTGTGCATGTCCCTGAGTTGTTCACCATCGAGAAGTATCCCACCCTCTTTCAAATGACATCCACCGTAAAAGCGACAACCAAAGCATCCGTCACGCGGATCTTCTCCGCCTTGTTCCCGTGCGCATCCATCACCGGCGCGCCAAAGGTCAGCACGATGCGCATCATCGAAGAACTGGAGACCAGTCCGCGCAAGATCTATACGGGCAGTATCGGCTACATTGCCCCAAACCGCAAAGCCCGCTTCAACGTGGCTATACGCACAGCGCTCGTGGACAAAGCCAACCGCAAAGCGGAATACGGCGTCGGCGGCGGCATCGTCTGGGATTCCACGTCCGCGGACGAGTACGGCGAAGCATTGCTCAAAGCCCGCGTGTTGACCGACCCTCCGCAAAAGGAATTCTCCCTGTTCGAAACCCTGCTCTGGACGCCCGAAGAAGGGTATTTTCTGCTCGAACGTCACATTGCGCGCATGATGGACTCGGCGGAGTATTTTGGGTTTACTACAAGTGTAGGTCGGGCTTTCAGCCTGACAAATTCTGGAACTCAGTCACATGGCGGGTTACAAACCCGCCCTACGGATATCGAAAGTTTTTTGAGCGAACTTGTATCCGATGCAGACTTGCCCAAACGGGTCAAGTTTTTTATGAATTCGCGGGGAGAACTTTCGGGCGAAGTCCGCGATTTTCAACCGGTGGATAAAGTTTTCAATATCTGCCTCGCCAATCAGCCCGTGGATTCGAACGACCGATTTCTCTTCCACAAAACCACCAAGCGGGATGTATACGAGCAAGCCATGATCGAAGGATATGATGATGTTTTACTCTTCAATGAGAACGACGAACTGACCGAATTCACCATCGGCAATCTGGTCGTAAACATAGACAGAGAGTTGCTCACACCGCCCATTGAGTGCGGTCTGCTGGCTGGCACGTTCCGCGCTGAACTGCTTGCTTCGGGGGAGATCAAGGAACGAGTGATATCAGTATCAGACTTGGGGAAGTGCGAAGCGGTCTTTCTCGTCAACTCGCTGCGGAAATGGGTGCAGGTCGATCACGGCGGCGCGCTCAACGCGCAGCGGAAGCCGATGTCTTCATAG
- a CDS encoding choice-of-anchor Q domain-containing protein, which yields MKFFPRVTNLLLAFALALGALTVAPVNSARAGTLTVTNTNDSGAGSLRQAIADAVSGDTIDATGISGTITLASQLSITKNLTITGPGSDVLTVSGNNAVRVFDIQNNLTVSITGLTVANGQVVNSYGAGIWSRGILTLNDVNVINNTIIEGASPFVRGGGIHISDGATLMMTNGIVSGNTAVQNGGGIHVGFNGGVSLDNVVIHNNHLSNPNGGGGGLSIRENTAAILNRVTITNNSAPYAGGGLYSDTALNITNSVIANNYTLSDAANGNGGGLYIAGSATSSLSNVTISGNWTDNIFNTSIGAGIAVYQPATLNLNNVTVANNTSEGRGGGIYVQNGVTLNIGNSIIGGNTASNHTEHDCSGTLNSLGHNLIEDTTGCTVNGDATGNLTAIDPKLAPLADYGGPTMTQALQFDSPAVDAGKNATCAIADQRGVSRPIDGNNDATAACDMGAYEFEPETTPPAVVSIVRAGANPAFSDSVEFTVTFSEPVVDVDINDFSLDASGITGASVTDVTGSGDARAVIVDTGSGNGTIQLDMPDTADISDLSGNQINGLPFAGEEYTILKTPTFADVPFNYSAWQYIEAIYNAGITGGCTTTPLNYCPNNTVTRAQMAIFLLRGIHGSSYTPPAVGDGTGFNDVPTTHSAAAWIKQLAAEGITGGCGNGNYCPNQAVTRAQMAIFLLRAKYGDDYVPPAVGGSSGFNDVPAGSSTAPWIKQLAAENITGGCGGGNYCPNNPVTRAQMAIFLQRTFNLPLP from the coding sequence ATGAAATTCTTTCCACGTGTTACGAATTTATTGCTGGCATTTGCCCTCGCGCTCGGCGCACTGACCGTTGCGCCGGTCAACTCCGCCCGCGCCGGCACACTGACCGTCACGAACACGAACGACAGCGGAGCAGGCTCCCTGCGGCAGGCGATCGCAGACGCGGTCAGCGGCGATACCATCGACGCGACCGGCATCAGCGGGACCATTACGCTTGCCAGCCAATTATCGATAACCAAGAACCTGACCATCACCGGTCCCGGTTCCGATGTGCTGACGGTCAGCGGAAACAACGCCGTACGTGTGTTCGACATCCAAAATAATCTCACCGTCTCCATCACCGGTCTCACGGTCGCGAACGGGCAGGTCGTAAATTCCTACGGTGCGGGCATCTGGTCGCGCGGCATCCTGACCTTGAACGACGTCAATGTCATCAACAACACGATCATCGAAGGCGCATCCCCCTTTGTGCGCGGAGGCGGTATTCACATCAGCGACGGCGCAACGTTGATGATGACGAACGGCATCGTCAGCGGCAATACTGCCGTTCAGAACGGCGGCGGCATCCATGTTGGTTTCAACGGCGGAGTCTCGCTCGATAACGTTGTGATCCACAACAATCATCTTTCAAACCCGAATGGCGGGGGCGGCGGGCTTTCCATCCGCGAAAACACCGCGGCGATCCTGAACAGAGTGACGATCACAAACAATTCCGCCCCATACGCCGGCGGCGGACTATACTCGGATACAGCACTAAACATCACCAACAGTGTCATCGCCAATAACTACACCTTATCCGATGCTGCCAATGGCAATGGGGGCGGTCTTTACATCGCCGGCAGTGCCACATCAAGCTTGAGCAATGTGACCATCAGTGGAAACTGGACGGACAACATCTTCAACACCTCCATCGGCGCCGGTATCGCGGTCTACCAACCAGCAACGCTCAACCTAAACAACGTCACCGTTGCGAACAACACATCCGAAGGGCGCGGCGGCGGAATCTATGTGCAAAATGGTGTCACCCTCAACATCGGGAATTCCATCATCGGCGGAAATACCGCCAGCAATCATACGGAACACGACTGCTCCGGCACGTTGAACTCGCTGGGGCACAACCTGATCGAGGACACAACGGGCTGTACCGTCAACGGAGATGCAACCGGCAACCTGACCGCCATTGATCCAAAACTGGCGCCTCTGGCTGATTATGGCGGTCCCACCATGACCCAAGCCCTGCAGTTCGACTCCCCTGCCGTGGACGCGGGCAAGAACGCCACCTGCGCCATTGCCGACCAGCGCGGCGTGTCACGCCCGATAGACGGAAATAACGACGCCACTGCCGCCTGCGATATGGGCGCATATGAATTCGAACCCGAAACGACGCCGCCCGCTGTGGTTTCCATTGTCCGCGCCGGAGCCAACCCGGCTTTTTCCGACAGCGTGGAATTTACGGTCACCTTTTCCGAACCCGTTGTGGATGTGGACATCAATGACTTCTCCCTCGATGCCAGCGGCATCACCGGTGCATCCGTGACCGATGTGACCGGCTCGGGGGATGCCCGCGCAGTGATCGTCGACACAGGCAGCGGAAACGGTACCATCCAACTCGACATGCCGGATACGGCAGATATATCCGATCTAAGCGGGAATCAGATAAACGGCCTGCCATTTGCAGGTGAAGAATACACGATCTTAAAGACGCCCACCTTTGCCGATGTGCCCTTCAATTACTCCGCCTGGCAGTACATCGAAGCCATCTACAATGCCGGCATCACCGGCGGATGTACCACCACTCCGCTCAACTATTGCCCCAACAACACCGTCACCCGCGCACAAATGGCGATCTTCCTGCTGAGAGGCATCCACGGCTCGTCCTATACCCCACCCGCTGTGGGTGACGGCACCGGCTTCAATGACGTCCCCACCACCCATTCCGCGGCGGCATGGATCAAGCAGTTGGCGGCGGAAGGCATCACCGGCGGCTGCGGGAATGGCAACTACTGTCCCAACCAGGCGGTCACCCGCGCCCAGATGGCAATCTTCCTGCTGCGCGCCAAGTATGGGGATGACTACGTCCCGCCTGCCGTGGGAGGCTCATCCGGTTTCAACGATGTGCCTGCTGGGAGTTCGACCGCGCCGTGGATCAAGCAGTTGGCAGCGGAAAATATCACCGGCGGCTGCGGCGGCGGCAACTACTGCCCCAATAACCCGGTCACCCGCGCCCAGATGGCGATCTTCCTGCAACGCACCTTCAATCTGCCGCTGCCGTAA
- the moaC gene encoding cyclic pyranopterin monophosphate synthase MoaC, which produces MSKLTHLDEHGRARMVDVGHKPDTERIAIARGEVHMKKETLDLIRAGQIKKGDVLTVAQIAGITASKRTSDLIPLCHPLPLSKIDVDLDLDDSLPGVVITATAKVTGKTGVEMEALTAVSVAALTVYDMAKAAEKTMRIQNIRLIEKHGGASGDVVNE; this is translated from the coding sequence ATGTCCAAACTCACCCATCTCGATGAACACGGGCGCGCCCGCATGGTGGATGTCGGTCACAAACCCGACACCGAGCGGATCGCCATTGCGCGTGGCGAAGTCCACATGAAAAAAGAGACCCTGGATCTGATCCGCGCCGGACAGATAAAAAAAGGCGATGTGCTGACCGTGGCGCAGATCGCGGGCATCACCGCCTCCAAACGGACCTCCGACCTGATCCCGTTATGTCATCCTCTGCCACTCTCGAAAATTGACGTGGACCTCGATCTGGACGACTCGCTCCCCGGCGTGGTCATCACCGCCACCGCCAAGGTGACTGGCAAAACCGGCGTCGAGATGGAAGCGCTCACTGCCGTCTCCGTCGCTGCACTGACCGTCTACGACATGGCGAAAGCTGCCGAAAAGACCATGCGGATACAGAACATCCGCCTTATCGAAAAGCACGGCGGCGCGAGCGGGGATGTGGTGAACGAATAA
- a CDS encoding segregation/condensation protein A — MDSLLGQQLGNYKVQTPVYEGPLDLLLSLIERAELDITSVSLASVTDQYLEHLRSVDNQQPDEISSFLVIAAKLVQIKSEALLPRPPEREAGEEDPGISLVEQLRLYKRYKEIAGWLAERQDANLRTFLRVAPPPKVEPKLDLSNLTLEGLLNAAESAFAKEKEKKPLTTIITAPKVTIREKIELITKTLKNIQRMTFSGLIQDKATRVEIVVTFLALLELVKRYHVTARQDVLFGDIEFERADEWKDDEEIEIEFE, encoded by the coding sequence ATGGATAGCCTTCTCGGACAGCAACTCGGCAATTACAAGGTGCAGACCCCCGTGTATGAGGGTCCGCTGGATCTGCTGTTAAGCCTGATCGAACGCGCGGAGTTGGACATTACGTCGGTGTCGTTGGCATCGGTGACCGACCAGTACCTTGAGCATTTGCGCAGTGTGGACAACCAACAGCCCGATGAAATCTCGTCGTTTTTGGTGATCGCCGCGAAACTGGTGCAGATCAAATCGGAGGCGCTCCTGCCGCGTCCGCCCGAACGGGAGGCTGGCGAGGAGGACCCGGGCATTTCGCTCGTCGAGCAGTTGAGGTTATACAAGCGTTACAAGGAAATCGCTGGCTGGCTGGCTGAACGGCAGGATGCCAACTTGCGGACGTTCCTGCGCGTCGCGCCGCCGCCCAAAGTGGAGCCGAAGCTCGATCTGTCAAATCTCACGCTGGAGGGTCTGCTCAACGCCGCGGAGTCGGCGTTTGCCAAGGAAAAAGAGAAGAAACCGCTGACGACGATCATCACCGCGCCGAAAGTGACCATCCGCGAAAAGATCGAATTGATCACGAAGACGTTGAAGAACATCCAGCGCATGACCTTCAGCGGACTGATCCAAGACAAAGCCACGCGCGTGGAGATCGTGGTGACGTTCCTTGCATTGCTGGAGTTGGTTAAGCGCTATCACGTTACTGCAAGGCAGGATGTGTTGTTCGGCGACATCGAGTTCGAGCGCGCGGACGAGTGGAAGGACGATGAGGAGATCGAGATCGAGTTTGAGTAG